One stretch of Streptomyces sp. R21 DNA includes these proteins:
- the ndk gene encoding nucleoside-diphosphate kinase, whose protein sequence is MTQRTLVLLKPDAVRRGLTGEIISRIERKAGWQITALELRTLDQDTLEQHYGEHKGKPFYEPLVEFMASGPVVALVVEGERVIEGVRALAGPTDPIAAAPGSIRGDFGVIVRENLIHASDSEESAERELKIFFPGRA, encoded by the coding sequence GTGACCCAGCGCACCCTCGTCCTTCTCAAGCCCGACGCCGTCCGTCGCGGCCTGACCGGCGAGATCATCAGCCGGATCGAGCGCAAGGCCGGCTGGCAGATCACCGCGCTGGAGCTGCGCACCCTGGACCAGGACACGCTGGAGCAGCACTACGGCGAGCACAAGGGCAAGCCCTTCTACGAGCCGCTGGTGGAGTTCATGGCGTCCGGTCCGGTCGTGGCGCTCGTGGTGGAGGGTGAGCGGGTCATCGAGGGCGTGCGCGCGCTCGCCGGTCCGACCGACCCGATCGCCGCCGCGCCCGGTTCCATCCGCGGTGACTTCGGCGTGATCGTCCGCGAGAACCTGATCCACGCCTCGGACTCCGAGGAGTCCGCCGAGCGCGAGCTGAAGATCTTCTTCCCCGGCCGCGCCTGA
- a CDS encoding rod shape-determining protein, which yields MSFIGRDMAVDLGTANTLVYVRGRGIVLNEPSVVAINTNTGGILAVGAEAKKMIGRTPGNIVAVRPLKDGVIADFEITERMLRYFILKIHKRRYLARPRVVVCVPSGITGVERRAVIEASSQAGARQVHIIEEPMAAAIGSGLPVHEATGNMVVDIGGGTTEVAVISLGGIVTAQSIRVAGDELDNAIIQHIKKEYSLLLGERTAEQIKITIGSAYDLDNDEHTEIRGRDLVSGLPKTVVISAAEVRKAIEEPVNAIVDAVKTTLDKCPPELSGDVMDRGIVLTGGGALLRGLDERLRRETGMPIHIAEDPLDSVALGSGKCVEEFEALQQVLDAQPRR from the coding sequence ATGTCGTTCATCGGCCGTGACATGGCTGTCGACCTCGGGACCGCCAACACGCTGGTGTACGTCAGGGGTCGCGGGATCGTACTCAACGAGCCGTCCGTCGTCGCGATCAACACCAACACCGGTGGCATCCTCGCGGTCGGCGCGGAGGCGAAGAAGATGATCGGGCGGACACCCGGCAACATCGTTGCCGTGCGTCCGCTGAAGGACGGCGTCATCGCCGACTTCGAGATCACCGAGCGCATGCTCCGCTACTTCATCCTGAAGATCCACAAGCGGCGCTACCTCGCCCGTCCTCGTGTCGTCGTCTGTGTGCCCTCGGGCATCACGGGCGTCGAGCGCCGTGCCGTCATCGAGGCCTCGTCCCAGGCCGGCGCGCGCCAGGTGCACATCATCGAGGAGCCCATGGCCGCGGCCATCGGCTCCGGCCTGCCGGTCCACGAGGCCACGGGCAACATGGTGGTGGACATCGGCGGCGGCACCACGGAGGTCGCGGTCATCTCGCTCGGCGGAATCGTCACAGCACAGTCGATCCGCGTCGCGGGCGACGAGCTGGACAACGCGATCATCCAGCACATCAAGAAGGAGTACAGCCTCCTCCTCGGTGAGCGCACTGCCGAACAGATCAAGATCACGATCGGTTCGGCGTACGACCTCGACAATGACGAACACACCGAAATCCGTGGCCGGGACCTTGTCTCCGGCCTGCCCAAGACCGTGGTGATCTCCGCCGCCGAAGTCCGCAAGGCCATTGAGGAACCGGTCAACGCGATCGTCGACGCCGTCAAGACCACCCTCGACAAGTGCCCGCCGGAGCTGTCCGGCGACGTCATGGACCGCGGAATCGTGCTGACCGGCGGCGGAGCCCTGCTGCGCGGTCTGGACGAGCGGCTGCGCCGCGAGACCGGTATGCCGATCCACATCGCCGAGGACCCGCTGGACAGCGTGGCGCTCGGCTCCGGCAAGTGCGTCGAGGAGTTCGAGGCGCTCCAGCAGGTGCTGGACGCCCAGCCGCGCAGATGA
- the mreC gene encoding rod shape-determining protein MreC, protein MRDTRESRLLLVLLIAIAFALITVDIRGGEDSPVDGARQGAATVFGPIENGVSSAVDPVGNAISAVRDSGGRHDRIAELERDNAALKAKLGSDDRNRSRLKQLDKMIKVAGEGQYGIKGAEVIAIGAAQGFSWTVTIDVGASDGVKRDMTVLNGDGLVGRVTTVGPDTATVLLANDPDFTVGTRMESTDELGFASGQGDRPLRVELLNGKAKIEKGDRLVTFGSQADKPFVPGVPVGVVSRVDPSGGDLTRTVYVKPYVSFTKLDIVGVVVQAPKRDPRDEVLPAKPRPTPTPTVTVTVTPSANAPIDGQQQNQ, encoded by the coding sequence GTGAGGGACACACGAGAGAGCCGGCTGCTCCTGGTGCTGCTGATCGCCATCGCGTTCGCACTGATCACGGTGGACATCAGGGGTGGCGAGGACTCGCCGGTCGACGGTGCCCGGCAGGGCGCCGCGACCGTCTTCGGCCCGATCGAGAACGGGGTGTCCTCCGCGGTCGACCCCGTCGGCAACGCGATCTCGGCCGTCCGCGACTCGGGCGGCCGGCACGACCGGATCGCCGAACTGGAGCGTGACAACGCGGCGTTGAAGGCGAAGCTCGGCAGCGACGACCGCAACCGCAGCCGCCTCAAGCAGCTCGACAAGATGATCAAGGTGGCCGGTGAGGGCCAGTACGGCATCAAGGGCGCCGAGGTCATCGCGATAGGAGCGGCCCAGGGCTTCTCCTGGACCGTCACCATCGACGTCGGCGCGAGCGACGGCGTCAAGCGCGACATGACCGTTCTGAACGGCGACGGACTGGTCGGCCGGGTCACCACCGTCGGCCCGGACACCGCCACCGTGCTCCTCGCCAACGACCCCGACTTCACGGTCGGCACGCGCATGGAGAGCACGGACGAACTCGGCTTCGCCTCCGGCCAGGGCGACCGCCCGCTGCGCGTCGAACTCCTCAACGGCAAGGCCAAGATCGAGAAGGGCGACCGCCTGGTCACCTTCGGCTCGCAGGCCGACAAGCCGTTCGTGCCCGGCGTCCCGGTCGGCGTGGTCTCCCGCGTCGACCCCTCCGGCGGCGACCTGACCCGCACGGTCTACGTGAAGCCGTACGTCTCCTTCACCAAGCTCGACATCGTCGGCGTCGTCGTCCAGGCGCCCAAGAGGGACCCGCGCGACGAGGTGCTGCCGGCCAAGCCCAGACCCACCCCCACGCCGACCGTGACCGTGACGGTCACCCCCTCGGCGAACGCACCCATCGACGGCCAGCAGCAGAACCAGTAG
- the mreD gene encoding rod shape-determining protein MreD, producing MRFNRMLLSATLVVVALVIQVSVLARLHLPGAVPDLLLLTVLALAMVYGHVGGALIGFGAGLLADLAPPADHAAGRYALVLCVIGYLAGLIKPENGQLKSATGPMAVVVGAAIGSTLLYAGVGALVGDTAARHVGLGSLLFTAALYDLLLAPFVVPGIMALARRAENDPLAETSSSAKTDVSAGWLSSGTGLRIGSQRGGLRVKAAKARVARAGRIKGVKRL from the coding sequence ATGCGTTTCAACCGGATGCTGCTCTCCGCCACCCTGGTGGTCGTCGCCCTGGTCATCCAGGTGAGCGTCCTTGCCCGGCTGCATCTGCCGGGCGCCGTCCCCGACCTGCTGCTGCTGACCGTGCTCGCCCTCGCGATGGTCTACGGCCATGTCGGCGGCGCTCTCATCGGCTTCGGGGCCGGCCTGCTCGCCGACCTCGCCCCGCCCGCCGACCACGCCGCCGGGCGCTACGCCCTGGTGCTCTGTGTCATCGGCTACCTCGCCGGGCTGATCAAACCGGAGAACGGCCAGCTCAAGTCGGCCACCGGCCCGATGGCCGTGGTCGTCGGCGCCGCGATCGGATCCACCCTGCTGTACGCGGGAGTCGGCGCCCTCGTCGGCGACACCGCCGCCCGCCATGTCGGCCTCGGCAGCCTGCTGTTCACCGCCGCGCTCTACGACCTGCTGCTCGCGCCCTTCGTCGTGCCGGGGATCATGGCGCTCGCCAGACGCGCCGAGAACGACCCGCTCGCCGAGACCAGTTCGTCCGCGAAGACGGACGTCTCCGCGGGCTGGCTGTCGTCCGGCACCGGCCTGCGCATCGGCAGCCAGCGCGGCGGTCTGCGCGTCAAGGCGGCCAAGGCGCGGGTGGCTCGGGCGGGACGCATCAAGGGGGTCAAGCGACTGTGA
- the mrdA gene encoding penicillin-binding protein 2, translating to MTNIPETGRTPRVQIRLIVIQILVLSLLGTLGGRLWYLQIRNGDEYAKEASGNHVQQVVQPAVRGSILDARGVPIADNETRLVVSASRTDLLKMADDGKAVLTKLAGVLGMKPADVIQKVRLCDAQTPQPCWNGSPYQPIPITDEATAKQALQIRERSEDFPGITAEPEAVRRYAAPGKANTAQVLGYLSPVTDDEITKAKDTDSPYLRSDQVGRSGLERQYDKVLRGKAGVTRYEVDNLGRVIGKAKSDAAESGSNLVTSIDSRVQRVTEYELNRAMKKAREQFDKITGENYKADSGAAVVMEAKTGRIVAMASAPTYDPNAWVGGISAKDYRQLTGKDSDYPLLNRAIQGQSAPGSTFKVVSTAAAVEAGYEWDGGYPCTSSYSVGGQVFKNFEGENFGPISLGRALEVSCDTVFYGLADAQWKKDGGINPKKGEPKDYFYKAAHQFGLGKETGVDLPNEVTGRVPDRQWKQSYWKANKDGWCKTGKKNGTYVEKIAYENCLEGNKMREGDSINYSIGQGDTLVTPIQQAMIYGALANGGTEYVPTIGKAIISADGKTVQEIKPKVKAKLPISAATHKGMDKALAGVITSGTAAWKFGGWPQDKIELHAKTGTAEVYGKQTTSWFATYSKDYTIVMTIAQAGTGSGASGEAVRNIYSALYGVQADGSVDSKKGLLSSPQKSLPKIQSDGSIDAPKVSKDPAKDLQASQKSEDDAGDQQTPATTQTPTTGNRDTRRRSARPKKRRRLTP from the coding sequence ATGACCAATATTCCGGAGACCGGCCGGACGCCACGCGTCCAGATCCGTCTCATCGTCATCCAGATCCTCGTCCTGTCCCTCCTCGGCACCCTCGGCGGCCGCCTCTGGTACCTCCAGATCCGCAACGGCGACGAGTACGCCAAGGAAGCTTCCGGCAACCACGTCCAGCAGGTCGTCCAGCCCGCCGTCCGCGGCTCGATCCTGGACGCCCGCGGCGTGCCCATCGCCGACAACGAGACGCGGCTCGTCGTCTCCGCCTCGCGCACCGACCTGCTGAAGATGGCGGACGACGGCAAGGCGGTCCTCACCAAGCTCGCCGGCGTCCTCGGCATGAAGCCCGCCGATGTCATCCAGAAGGTCCGGCTGTGCGACGCCCAGACGCCGCAGCCCTGCTGGAACGGCTCGCCCTACCAGCCCATCCCGATCACCGACGAGGCCACCGCCAAGCAGGCCCTGCAGATCCGCGAGCGCTCCGAGGACTTCCCCGGCATCACCGCCGAGCCCGAGGCCGTGCGCCGCTACGCCGCCCCCGGCAAGGCCAACACCGCGCAGGTGCTCGGCTATCTCTCGCCCGTCACGGACGACGAGATCACCAAGGCCAAGGACACCGACTCGCCCTATCTGCGCTCCGACCAGGTCGGCCGCAGCGGTCTGGAGCGCCAGTACGACAAGGTGCTGCGCGGCAAGGCCGGCGTCACCCGCTACGAGGTCGACAACCTCGGCCGCGTCATCGGCAAGGCCAAGTCCGACGCCGCCGAGTCCGGCTCCAACCTCGTCACCAGCATCGACTCCCGCGTCCAGCGCGTCACCGAGTACGAGCTGAACCGGGCGATGAAGAAGGCCCGCGAGCAGTTCGACAAGATCACCGGCGAGAACTACAAGGCCGACTCCGGCGCGGCCGTGGTCATGGAGGCCAAGACCGGCCGGATCGTCGCGATGGCGTCCGCGCCGACGTACGACCCGAACGCCTGGGTCGGCGGCATCTCCGCCAAGGACTACCGGCAGCTCACCGGCAAGGACTCCGACTACCCGCTGCTCAACAGGGCCATACAGGGGCAGTCCGCGCCCGGTTCGACGTTCAAGGTGGTCTCCACGGCCGCCGCGGTCGAGGCCGGCTACGAGTGGGACGGCGGCTACCCCTGCACCAGCTCGTACTCGGTCGGCGGCCAGGTCTTCAAGAACTTCGAGGGCGAGAACTTCGGCCCCATCTCGCTGGGCCGCGCCCTGGAGGTCTCCTGCGACACCGTCTTCTACGGCCTCGCCGACGCCCAGTGGAAGAAGGACGGCGGCATCAACCCGAAGAAGGGTGAGCCCAAGGACTACTTCTACAAGGCCGCCCACCAGTTCGGTCTCGGCAAGGAGACCGGCGTCGACCTCCCCAACGAGGTCACCGGCCGCGTCCCGGACCGCCAGTGGAAGCAGAGCTACTGGAAGGCCAACAAGGACGGCTGGTGCAAGACCGGCAAGAAGAACGGCACCTACGTCGAGAAGATCGCGTACGAGAACTGCCTCGAGGGCAACAAGATGCGCGAGGGCGACTCGATCAACTACTCCATCGGTCAGGGCGACACCCTCGTCACCCCGATCCAGCAGGCCATGATCTACGGGGCGCTCGCCAACGGCGGCACCGAGTACGTCCCGACCATCGGCAAGGCGATCATCAGCGCCGACGGCAAGACCGTCCAGGAGATCAAGCCGAAGGTCAAGGCCAAGCTCCCGATCAGCGCGGCCACCCACAAGGGCATGGACAAGGCCCTCGCCGGCGTCATCACCAGCGGTACCGCCGCCTGGAAGTTCGGCGGCTGGCCGCAGGACAAGATCGAGCTGCACGCCAAGACGGGTACGGCCGAGGTCTACGGCAAGCAGACGACGTCCTGGTTCGCCACGTACAGCAAGGACTACACGATCGTCATGACGATCGCCCAGGCCGGTACGGGTTCCGGCGCCTCCGGTGAGGCCGTGCGCAACATCTACAGCGCGCTCTACGGCGTCCAGGCCGACGGCTCGGTCGACAGCAAGAAGGGCCTGCTGTCCTCCCCGCAGAAGAGCCTGCCGAAGATCCAGAGCGACGGCTCGATCGACGCCCCGAAGGTCTCCAAGGACCCGGCCAAGGATCTGCAGGCCAGTCAGAAGAGCGAGGACGACGCGGGCGACCAGCAGACGCCCGCGACCACGCAGACCCCGACCACCGGCAACCGCGACACCCGAAGGCGCAGTGCCCGTCCCAAGAAGCGGCGGAGGCTCACCCCATGA
- the rodA gene encoding rod shape-determining protein RodA produces the protein MTGANNFSVSGYGPERAGWTRLFARDSVTRRLDWPILLSAVALSLIGSALVYSATRNRTEINGGDPYFFLIRHLMNAGIGFGLMIGTIWLGHRTLRTAVPILYGASVFLMLLVLTPLGATINGQRNWLALGGLSLQPAEFAKITIILGMAMLLAARVDAGDKQYPDHRTVLQALGLAAVPMVVVLLMPDLGTIMVAVVVVLGVLLASGASNRWVFGLLGAGTLGAVSIWQLHLLDEYQINRFAAFANPDLDPAGVGYNTNQARIAIGSGGLFGTGLGHGSQTTGQFVPEQQTDFVFTVAGEELGFVGAGLILLLLGVILWRACRIARETTELYGTIVAAGIIAWFAFQAFENIGMTLGIMPVAGLPLPFVSYGGSSMFAVWVAVGLLQSIRVQRPMSA, from the coding sequence ATGACCGGCGCGAACAACTTCTCCGTCTCCGGGTACGGACCCGAACGCGCCGGCTGGACCCGGCTCTTCGCCCGCGACTCGGTGACCCGCCGGCTCGACTGGCCGATACTGCTCTCGGCCGTCGCGCTCTCCCTGATCGGCTCGGCGCTGGTCTACTCGGCGACCCGCAACCGCACCGAGATCAACGGGGGCGACCCGTACTTCTTCCTGATCCGGCACCTGATGAACGCCGGCATCGGGTTCGGCCTGATGATCGGCACGATCTGGCTCGGTCACCGCACCCTGCGCACGGCCGTGCCGATCCTCTACGGCGCCTCGGTCTTCCTGATGCTGCTGGTGCTGACCCCGCTCGGCGCCACGATCAACGGCCAGCGCAACTGGCTCGCCCTCGGCGGACTGTCGCTGCAGCCCGCCGAGTTCGCCAAGATCACGATCATCCTGGGCATGGCGATGCTGCTGGCCGCCCGGGTGGACGCCGGCGACAAGCAGTACCCCGACCACCGCACCGTGCTCCAGGCGCTCGGCCTCGCGGCCGTCCCGATGGTGGTCGTGCTGCTGATGCCCGACCTCGGCACCATCATGGTCGCGGTCGTCGTGGTGCTCGGCGTACTGCTCGCATCCGGTGCCTCCAACCGCTGGGTCTTCGGCCTGCTCGGCGCGGGCACGCTCGGTGCCGTGTCGATCTGGCAGCTGCATCTGCTCGACGAGTACCAGATCAACCGCTTCGCCGCCTTCGCCAACCCCGACCTCGACCCGGCCGGCGTCGGCTACAACACCAACCAGGCCCGTATCGCGATCGGCTCCGGCGGCCTCTTCGGCACCGGGCTCGGCCACGGCTCGCAGACCACCGGCCAGTTCGTCCCCGAACAGCAGACGGACTTCGTCTTCACGGTCGCGGGCGAGGAACTCGGTTTCGTCGGCGCCGGACTGATCCTCCTGCTGCTCGGCGTCATCCTGTGGCGCGCCTGCCGCATCGCCCGCGAGACCACCGAGCTGTACGGCACGATCGTCGCCGCCGGCATCATCGCCTGGTTCGCCTTCCAGGCCTTCGAGAACATCGGCATGACCCTCGGCATCATGCCGGTCGCGGGCCTGCCACTGCCCTTCGTCTCCTACGGCGGCTCCTCGATGTTCGCCGTATGGGTGGCCGTCGGGCTGCTCCAGTCGATCAGGGTGCAGCGGCCGATGTCGGCGTAG
- a CDS encoding CHAD domain-containing protein → MADTKREIERKYESDESGLPDLTGVAGVATVVDKGVAELDAVYYDTYDERLAASSITLRRRTGGSDAGWHLKFPVSTGVRDEIHAPLSDTVPRTLTGLVRSLVRDGELLPVMRLRSARDVRDLLDADGALLAEVSVDAVRAERIGGKGGTAQWTEIEVELADDGDPGFLDKVDKKLRKAGVRASESPSKLARALAETSPKKRRKQRTTAAAPLDTAGDHVLAYIRTQRDAIIELDPAVRRDLPDSVHSMRVATRRLRSTFRSYGSVLDRAVTDPIGEELKWLAGELGVDRDQEVLTERLTAALDELPRALLAGPVRRRLRTWSHARHGGSRRRLIAVLDGRRYLELLGTLDALATDPPLRAAAADDPEKVIAKAVRKDFKKLSDLAEQAIGLPSGADRDLAMHDARKKAKRTRYAAETAAPVLGKPASELVKSMKSLQSLLGDHQDSVMTRGALRDLAIQAHSAGESAFTYGLLYGREERRAELAEAALPEAWETIKGAMAV, encoded by the coding sequence ATGGCGGATACGAAGCGCGAGATCGAGCGCAAGTACGAATCCGATGAGAGCGGGCTGCCCGACCTGACCGGGGTCGCCGGAGTGGCGACGGTCGTCGACAAGGGCGTCGCGGAGCTGGACGCGGTCTACTACGACACCTATGACGAACGCCTCGCCGCGTCCTCGATCACCCTGCGCCGCCGCACCGGAGGCTCCGACGCCGGCTGGCACCTCAAGTTCCCCGTCTCCACCGGCGTCCGCGACGAGATCCACGCCCCGCTCTCCGACACCGTGCCCCGCACCCTGACCGGCCTCGTGCGCTCCCTCGTCCGCGACGGCGAACTGCTGCCCGTCATGCGGCTGCGCTCGGCACGCGACGTGCGCGACCTCCTCGACGCGGACGGCGCACTGCTCGCCGAGGTCAGCGTCGACGCCGTACGCGCCGAGCGGATCGGCGGCAAGGGCGGCACCGCCCAGTGGACCGAGATCGAGGTGGAACTCGCCGACGACGGCGACCCCGGCTTCCTCGACAAGGTCGACAAGAAACTCCGCAAGGCCGGCGTCCGCGCCTCCGAGTCGCCGTCGAAGCTGGCCAGGGCCCTCGCGGAGACCTCCCCCAAGAAGCGGCGCAAACAGCGGACGACGGCAGCCGCGCCGCTCGACACCGCGGGCGACCACGTCCTCGCGTACATCCGCACCCAGCGCGACGCGATCATCGAGCTGGACCCCGCCGTCCGCCGCGACCTCCCCGACTCCGTGCACAGCATGCGCGTCGCCACCCGACGGCTGCGCAGCACGTTCCGCTCCTACGGCAGCGTCCTGGACCGCGCCGTCACCGACCCGATCGGCGAGGAGCTGAAGTGGCTGGCCGGCGAGCTGGGCGTCGACCGCGACCAGGAGGTCCTCACCGAACGGCTGACGGCGGCCCTCGACGAGCTGCCCCGCGCGCTGCTCGCCGGACCCGTCCGCCGCCGCCTGCGCACCTGGTCGCATGCCCGCCACGGCGGCTCCCGGCGCCGGCTGATCGCCGTGCTCGACGGGCGGCGCTACCTGGAACTCCTTGGCACCCTCGACGCGCTCGCCACCGACCCGCCGCTGCGCGCAGCCGCCGCGGACGATCCCGAGAAGGTCATCGCCAAGGCCGTACGGAAGGACTTCAAGAAGCTCTCCGACCTCGCCGAGCAGGCGATCGGGCTGCCGTCCGGCGCGGACCGCGACCTCGCGATGCACGACGCCCGCAAGAAGGCCAAGCGCACCCGGTACGCGGCGGAGACGGCCGCCCCCGTGCTCGGCAAACCGGCATCCGAGCTGGTCAAGTCGATGAAGTCGCTCCAGAGCCTGCTCGGCGACCACCAGGACAGCGTGATGACCCGCGGCGCCCTGCGCGACCTGGCGATCCAGGCGCACTCGGCGGGGGAGAGCGCGTTCACCTACGGGCTGCTGTACGGGCGCGAGGAGCGGCGGGCGGAGCTGGCGGAGGCGGCGCTGCCGGAGGCGTGGGAGACGATCAAGGGGGCGATGGCGGTCTGA
- a CDS encoding TIGR03960 family B12-binding radical SAM protein produces the protein MPPEAAVSVFPQLEALLPHVQKPIQYVGGELNSTVKPWESCDVRWALMYPDAYEVGLPNQGVMILYEVLNEREGVLAERTYSVWPDLEELMREHQVPQFTVDSHRPVKAFDVFGLSFSTELGYTNMLTALDLAGIPLESKDRTIDDPIVLAGGHAAFNPEPIADFIDAAIIGDGEQAVLDMTDIIRAWKAEGRPGGREEVLFRLAKTGSVYIPAFYDVEYLPDGRIARVVPNKSGVPWRVSKHTVMDLDEWPYPKQPLVPLAETVHERMSVEIFRGCTRGCRFCQAGMITRPVRERSITGIGDMVEKGLKATGFEEVGLLSLSSADHSEIGDIAKGLADRYEEDKIGLSLPSTRVDAFNVDLANELTRNGRRSGLTFAPEGGSERMRKVINKMVSEEDLIRTVSTAYGNGWRQVKLYFMCGLPTETDEDVLQIADMAMNVIAEGRKVSGQNDIRCTVSIGGFVPKPHTPFQWAPQLSAEETDARLTKLRDKIRGDKKYGRSIGFRYHDGKPGIVEGLLSRGDRRIGAVIRAVYEDGGRFDGWREHFSYDRWMACAEKTLPSMGVDVDWYTTRERTYEEVLPWDHLDSGLDKDWLWEDWQDSLDETEVEDCRWTPCFDCGVCPAMDTTIQIGPTGKKLLPLTVKQPVGTGHTH, from the coding sequence ATGCCTCCCGAAGCCGCTGTATCGGTGTTCCCGCAGCTCGAAGCTCTGCTCCCGCATGTGCAGAAGCCGATCCAGTACGTCGGCGGAGAGCTCAACTCCACGGTCAAGCCCTGGGAGTCCTGCGACGTCCGCTGGGCGCTCATGTACCCCGACGCGTACGAGGTCGGGCTGCCCAACCAGGGCGTCATGATCCTCTACGAGGTGCTGAACGAGCGCGAGGGCGTACTCGCCGAGCGCACCTACAGCGTCTGGCCGGACCTGGAGGAGCTGATGCGGGAGCACCAGGTCCCGCAGTTCACGGTCGACAGCCACCGCCCGGTGAAGGCCTTCGACGTGTTCGGGCTGTCCTTCTCCACGGAGCTGGGCTACACGAACATGCTGACCGCCCTGGATCTCGCGGGCATCCCGCTGGAGTCCAAGGACCGCACGATCGACGACCCGATCGTGCTGGCCGGCGGTCACGCGGCCTTCAACCCCGAGCCGATCGCGGACTTCATCGACGCGGCGATCATCGGTGACGGCGAGCAGGCCGTGCTCGACATGACCGACATCATCCGCGCCTGGAAGGCGGAGGGCCGCCCCGGAGGCCGCGAAGAGGTCCTCTTCCGCCTCGCGAAGACCGGCTCGGTGTACATCCCGGCGTTCTACGACGTCGAGTACCTCCCCGACGGCCGTATCGCCCGCGTGGTCCCCAACAAGTCCGGCGTCCCGTGGCGTGTGTCCAAGCACACGGTCATGGACCTGGACGAGTGGCCCTACCCCAAGCAGCCGCTGGTCCCGCTCGCCGAGACCGTCCACGAGCGCATGTCGGTGGAGATCTTCCGCGGCTGCACGCGCGGCTGCCGCTTCTGCCAGGCCGGCATGATCACCCGCCCGGTGCGAGAGCGCTCCATCACGGGCATCGGCGACATGGTCGAGAAGGGCCTGAAGGCGACCGGCTTCGAGGAGGTCGGCCTCCTGTCCCTCTCCTCCGCGGACCACTCGGAGATCGGCGACATCGCCAAGGGCCTGGCGGACCGGTACGAGGAGGACAAGATCGGCCTGTCCCTCCCCTCCACCCGCGTGGACGCCTTCAACGTCGACCTGGCCAACGAGCTGACCCGCAACGGGCGCCGCTCCGGTCTGACCTTCGCCCCCGAGGGCGGCTCCGAGCGCATGCGCAAGGTCATCAACAAGATGGTCTCGGAAGAGGACCTGATCCGTACGGTCTCCACGGCGTACGGCAACGGCTGGCGCCAGGTGAAGCTGTACTTCATGTGCGGTCTGCCCACCGAGACCGACGAGGACGTCCTGCAGATCGCCGACATGGCGATGAACGTGATCGCCGAGGGCCGCAAGGTCTCCGGCCAGAACGACATCCGCTGCACGGTCTCGATCGGCGGCTTCGTCCCCAAGCCCCACACCCCCTTCCAGTGGGCCCCGCAGCTCTCGGCGGAGGAGACGGACGCCCGCCTGACCAAGCTCCGCGACAAGATCCGCGGCGACAAGAAGTACGGCCGCTCGATCGGCTTCCGCTACCACGACGGCAAGCCCGGCATCGTCGAGGGCCTGCTCTCCCGCGGTGACCGCCGCATCGGCGCCGTCATCCGCGCCGTCTACGAGGACGGCGGCCGCTTCGACGGCTGGCGCGAGCACTTCTCGTACGACCGCTGGATGGCCTGCGCCGAGAAGACGCTGCCCTCGATGGGCGTCGACGTCGACTGGTACACGACGCGCGAGCGCACCTACGAGGAGGTCCTGCCCTGGGACCACCTCGACTCCGGCCTCGACAAGGACTGGCTCTGGGAGGACTGGCAGGACTCGCTCGACGAGACCGAGGTCGAGGACTGCCGCTGGACGCCGTGCTTCGACTGCGGTGTCTGCCCCGCGATGGACACGACCATCCAGATCGGCCCGACGGGCAAGAAGTTGCTGCCGCTGACGGTGAAGCAGCCGGTGGGCACCGGACACACGCACTGA
- a CDS encoding TIGR03936 family radical SAM-associated protein, with translation MQRIRLRYTKRGRLRFTSHRDFQRAFERALRRAEVPMAYSAGFTPHPKVSYANAAPTGTGSEAEFLEIALTEARDPEKLRELLDESMPLGLDIIEAVEARTSGLADRLTASVWELRLDGVAPEEAERAVEIFKAAETVEVQRKTKNGMRTFDARSAVASLEAHSPQADRPTDQACAILRLVVRHVTPAVRPDDVLSGLRAVADLAPPVAAAVTRLAQGLFDEETGTVTDPLAPDREAAATEKSTVAATATAKASA, from the coding sequence GTGCAGCGCATCCGCCTGCGCTACACCAAGCGCGGCCGCCTCCGGTTCACCAGCCACCGTGACTTCCAGCGCGCCTTCGAGCGTGCGCTGCGCCGCGCCGAGGTGCCCATGGCGTACTCGGCGGGGTTCACGCCGCACCCGAAGGTGTCGTACGCCAATGCCGCACCCACCGGCACGGGCAGTGAGGCGGAGTTCCTGGAGATCGCCCTCACCGAGGCGCGTGACCCGGAGAAACTGCGCGAGCTCCTCGACGAGTCGATGCCCCTCGGGCTCGACATCATCGAGGCGGTCGAGGCCCGCACCTCGGGTCTCGCCGACCGGCTCACCGCATCCGTGTGGGAGCTGCGCCTCGACGGCGTGGCGCCCGAGGAAGCGGAGCGCGCGGTCGAGATCTTCAAGGCGGCGGAGACCGTCGAGGTGCAGCGCAAGACCAAGAACGGCATGCGCACCTTCGACGCCCGCTCCGCCGTCGCGAGTCTCGAAGCGCACTCTCCCCAGGCTGATAGGCCGACAGACCAGGCCTGTGCGATACTGCGCCTGGTTGTTCGGCACGTGACGCCTGCCGTTCGACCCGACGACGTCCTGTCCGGTCTTCGCGCCGTGGCCGACCTGGCGCCGCCGGTCGCCGCAGCGGTGACCAGGCTGGCGCAGGGGCTGTTCGATGAAGAGACCGGCACGGTGACCGACCCGCTCGCGCCCGACCGCGAGGCAGCAGCGACCGAGAAATCCACGGTCGCCGCGACTGCCACCGCGAAGGCGTCGGCGTAA